The following proteins come from a genomic window of Gopherus flavomarginatus isolate rGopFla2 chromosome 22, rGopFla2.mat.asm, whole genome shotgun sequence:
- the TAF12 gene encoding transcription initiation factor TFIID subunit 12 isoform X1, whose translation MLASQLLFKLIGLGPHNHKKKQDLDKLYDLKTKAQQIMNQFGPSTLINLSSFSSIKPERANTPPQSSMANSTTVAKMPGTPSGGGRLSPESNQVLTKKKLQDLVREVDPNEQLDEDVEEMLLQIADDFIESVVTAACQLARHRKSNTLEVKDVQLHLERQWNMWIPGFGSEEIRPYKKACTTEAHKQRMALIRKTTKK comes from the exons CTGATTGGTCTGGGTCCTCACAACCACAAAAAGAAGCAGGATCTTGACAAGCTGTATGATTTAAAGACTAAAGCCCAGCAGATTATGAACCAGTTTGGCCCATCTACCTTGATCAACCTATCCAGTTTCTCCTCGATAAAGCCAGAACGAGCCAACACGCCACCACAGAGCTCCATGGCAAACAGTACTACTGTGGCAAAGATGCCAGGGACTCCTAGTGGAGGGGGACGCCTAAGTCCTGAAAGCAACCAG gttttAACCAAGAAGAAGTTGCAGGACCTGGTGCGAGAGGTGGATCCCAATGAGCAGctggatgaggatgtggaggag ATGCTGTTGCAGATCGCTGATGATTTCATTGAGAGCGTGGTGACAGCTGCCTGCCAGCTCGCCCGGCATCGCAAATCAAACACTCTGGAAGTGAAGGACGTCCAGCTGCATCTCG AGCGCCAGTGGAACATGTGGATCCCAGGTTTTGGTTCTGAAGAAATCCGGCCATACAAAAAAGCCTGCACTACAGAAGCTCACAAACAG AGGATGGCACTGATCCGCAAAACAACCAAGAAATAA
- the TAF12 gene encoding transcription initiation factor TFIID subunit 12 isoform X2, whose translation MNQFGPSTLINLSSFSSIKPERANTPPQSSMANSTTVAKMPGTPSGGGRLSPESNQVLTKKKLQDLVREVDPNEQLDEDVEEMLLQIADDFIESVVTAACQLARHRKSNTLEVKDVQLHLERQWNMWIPGFGSEEIRPYKKACTTEAHKQRMALIRKTTKK comes from the exons ATGAACCAGTTTGGCCCATCTACCTTGATCAACCTATCCAGTTTCTCCTCGATAAAGCCAGAACGAGCCAACACGCCACCACAGAGCTCCATGGCAAACAGTACTACTGTGGCAAAGATGCCAGGGACTCCTAGTGGAGGGGGACGCCTAAGTCCTGAAAGCAACCAG gttttAACCAAGAAGAAGTTGCAGGACCTGGTGCGAGAGGTGGATCCCAATGAGCAGctggatgaggatgtggaggag ATGCTGTTGCAGATCGCTGATGATTTCATTGAGAGCGTGGTGACAGCTGCCTGCCAGCTCGCCCGGCATCGCAAATCAAACACTCTGGAAGTGAAGGACGTCCAGCTGCATCTCG AGCGCCAGTGGAACATGTGGATCCCAGGTTTTGGTTCTGAAGAAATCCGGCCATACAAAAAAGCCTGCACTACAGAAGCTCACAAACAG AGGATGGCACTGATCCGCAAAACAACCAAGAAATAA